Proteins from a genomic interval of Trifolium pratense cultivar HEN17-A07 linkage group LG6, ARS_RC_1.1, whole genome shotgun sequence:
- the LOC123888434 gene encoding DNA-directed RNA polymerases II, IV and V subunit 12-like, whose product MDPQPKPVHYLCGECAAETPLKSGDVVECSECHSRILYKKRTHRIIQYEAR is encoded by the coding sequence ATGGATCCTCAGCCTAAGCCTGTCCATTATCTCTGTGGTGAATGCGCAGCAGAGACTCCCCTGAAATCTGGCGATGTTGTTGAGTGCTCTGAGTGTCATTCTAGAATCCTTTACAAGAAGCGCACACATCGCATTATCCAATACGAGGCACGTTAA
- the LOC123888435 gene encoding L-type lectin-domain containing receptor kinase IV.4-like: MATFFTSHHFTAFTFLILFLKIQSFDPVSSFNFTDFGKDPNFKSIVGLYHNAKVANGGSEALLYGSEDSAKWIVRYKKPIRVVDVDGKPKMSVSFSTYFEFSLSLGDGNGLAFVMAPKDADEDDDSSSRLPFDLKVIETKDIAVEFIASNKSSASFSINIKVGTTPVKKINVSSFNMVIRNGGKLYAWIDYQASSRHLEVRLSRYGHSKPVDPLLSEYVDLSNNWKTGEMFVGFDSMKGRPSSQPCFLYSWSFNLRHYPRRVHSEPLDPKAFSAKNTHSPSAGKPRSDCVLKILAAMIFGAGCGALAAFTVLYLWTMFGNRRPVAVVPEECVMQPVDFEYKKVNIVVDKPLKDAKE, encoded by the coding sequence ATGGCAACATTCTTCACTTCCCACCACTTCACTGCTTTTACTTTCCTCATCTTATTCCTCAAAATCCAATCTTTTGATCCTGTTTCATCCTTTAACTTCACAGATTTTGGTAAAGATCCAAATTTTAAGTCTATTGTAGGACTTTATCACAATGCAAAGGTTGCTAATGGTGGTTCTGAAGCTCTTCTTTATGGGTCTGAGGATTCAGCAAAATGGATAGTCAGGTACAAAAAACCCATCAgggttgttgatgttgatggtAAACCAAAGATGTCAGTCtcattttcaacttattttgaattttcattGTCTTTGGGTGATGGGAATGGCTTGGCTTTTGTTATGGCTCCAAAGGATgctgatgaagatgatgatagTTCATCTAGGTTACCTTTTGATTTGAAGGTAATAGAAACTAAGGATATTGCTGTTGAGTTTATTGCTTCAAATAAGAGTTCTGCTAGCTTTAGTATCAATATTAAAGTTGGTACTACTCCtgttaaaaaaatcaatgtctCTTCTTTTAATATGGTTATAAGAAATGGTGGAAAGTTGTATGCTTGGATTGATTATCAAGCGAGTTCGAGGCATTTGGAAGTTAGGTTGAGTCGATATGGTCATTCAAAGCCGGTTGATCCATTGTTATCGGAATATGTTGATTTGTCGAATAATTGGAAAACTGGAGAGATGTTTGTTGGCTTTGATTCAATGAAAGGGAGACCTTCTTCTCAACCATGTTTTCTCTATTCGTGGAGTTTTAATTTAAGGCATTATCCACGACGGGTGCATTCTGAGCCGCTGGATCCGAAGGCTTTTTCTGCTAAGAACACACATAGTCCATCAGCAGGGAAGCCGAGGAGTGATTGTGTTTTAAAAATTCTTGCTGCAATGATATTTGGTGCTGGATGTGGAGCATTGGCTGCATTCACCGTGCTTTATTTGTGGACAATGTTTGGTAATAGACGTCCTGTGGCTGTGGTTCCAGAGGAGTGTGTTATGCAGCCGGTAGATTTTGAGTACAAGAAAGTGAACATTGTTGTAGATAAACCCCTTAAAGATGCTAAGGAGTAG
- the LOC123891991 gene encoding uncharacterized protein LOC123891991, whose protein sequence is MNNKFIGEQATFIVDKYLSDNNFSCTRQCFRNEVSLFAHSPIHEAPKNLMTLNEMLEEYISLKEQKETMDKEKANLEHAKNQILMHMNTYNVSGLIPPPAAKSTLTHVPQPAIISNKSHPGVSTSGQNKFNTQLQPPSSISNISSRKRKDISDMDAPSAPKHHHTSSGRRIPIQGINVTMSSQIDTNISSMENSFVVPCDGEAVTTSCNAISCKRVMASPTKQMASKETSHCISPVMTNSDKPSKISDHEAVPTSYNAISCKRVMASPTKQMASKETSHCISPVMTNSDKPSKSDHEESMLGIDSADVPESLKNQLFNEISTPASENQFDNSAFDDHLNLDDLLIVDDLLNVDDLFNSDDDDIYKLIDFSS, encoded by the exons atgaataataaatttatcgGCGAACAAGCTACGTTCATTGTTGACAAATATTTGTCAGACAACAACTTCTCATGCACCCGTCAGTGTTTTCGAAACGAAGTTTCTTTATTTGCTCATTCTCCCATTCACGAG GCACCAAAGAATCTGATGACATTGAATGAGATGTTAGAGGAATATATCAGTTTAAAAGAGCAGAAGGAAACAATGGATAAAGAAAAGGCTAATTTAGAACATGCGAAAAATCAAATTCTAATGCACATGAATACTTACAATGTTAGTGGGCTCATTCCTCCACCTGCTGCAAAATCAACACTCACTCATGTTCCTCAACCAGCAattattagtaacaaatctcaTCCAG GTGTCTCTACTTCTGGGCAAAACAAATTCAATACACAGTTGCAACCTCCTTCGAGCATTTCAAATATATCTAGTAGAAAGAGAAAGGATATTTCAGATATGGATGCTCCTTCAGCACCCAAACACCATCATACTTCATCTGGTAGAAGAATTCCCATACAAGGTATTAATGTAACAATGTCTTCTCAAATTGATACAAATATATCTTCTATGGAGAATTCTTTTGTCGTGCCGTGCGATGGAGAGGCCGTGACAACTAGTTGCAATGCAATATCATGCAAGAGAGTTATGGCTAGTCCAACGAAACAAATGGCTTCCAAGGAAACGAGTCATTGCATTTCTCCTGTCATGACAAATTCAGACAAGCCGAGTAAGATCAGCGATCATGAGGCCGTGCCAACTAGTTACAATGCAATATCATGCAAGAGAGTTATGGCCAGTCCTACTAAACAAATGGCTTCCAAGGAAACGAGTCATTGCATTTCTCCTGTCATGACAAATTCAGACAAGCCGAGTAAGAGTGATCATGAAGAAAGTATGCTGGGCATTGATTCTGCCGATGTGCCTGAAAGCTTGAAAAATCAGCTGTTCAATGAGATTTCTACACCTGCATCCGAAAATCAATTCGACAATTCTGCCTTTGATGATCATTTAAACCTAGATGATCTTTTAATCGTAGATGATCTTTTAAACGTAGATGATCTTTTTAACTCAGATGATGATGACATTTATAAACTAATTGACTTTTCAAGCTAG
- the LOC123888437 gene encoding fructose-1,6-bisphosphatase, chloroplastic produces the protein MVAMAAATASSQLIFSKPCSPSRLCPFQLCVFDTKSVLSSSSRRKHVSGGSGVRCMAVGEVTPETKKKSGYELITLTSWLLKQEQTGIIDAELTIVLSSISLACKQIASLVQRANISNLTGVQGAVNIQGEDQKKLDVVSNEVFSNCLRSSGRTGIIASEEEDVPVAVEESYSGNYIVVFDPLDGSSNIDAAVSTGSIFGIYSPNDECLADTSDSDDPTLDTEEQRCIVNVCQPGSNLLAAGYCMYSSSVIFVLTIGKGVFVFTLDPMYGEFVLTQENLQIPKSGQIYSFNEGNYGLWDDKLKKYIDSLKEPGANGKPYSARYIGSLVGDFHRTLLYGGIYGYPRDKKSKNGKLRLLYECAPMSFIVEQAGGKGSDGHQRVLDIQPTEIHQRVPLYIGSTEEVEKVEKYLA, from the exons ATGGTTGCAATGGCAGCAGCAACAGCATCATCACAATTAATATTCTCAAAACCATGTTCACCTTCACGTCTTTGTCCTTTTCAACTGTGTGTTTTTGACACAAAATCAGTGTTATCATCAAGTTCAAGGAGAAAGCATGTGAGTGGTGGCTCTGGTGTTAGATGTATGGCTGTGGGTGAAGTAACACctgaaacaaagaaaaaaagtggTTATGAGCTTATAACATTGACTAGTTGGTTGTTGAAGCAAGAACAAACAGGGATTATTGATGCAGAATTAACAATTGTTCTTTCTAGTATTTCCTTGGCATGTAAACAGATTGCTTCTTTGGTTCAAAGAGCTAATATTTCTAATCTTACTGGTGTTCAAGGTGCTGTAAATATTCAAGGAGAAGACCAGAAAAAACTTGATGTTGTCTCGAATGAG GTTTTTTCAAATTGCTTGAGGTCAAGTGGGAGGACAGGTATAATAGCATCAGAGGAAGAGGATGTACCAGTGGCAGTAGAAGAGAGTTATTCAGGAAACTACATTGTGGTATTTGAtccacttgatggttcatcaaATATTGATGCTGCAGTTTCAACTGGTTCCATTTTTGGCATTTACAGCCCCAATGATGAGTGTCTAGCTGACACTAGTGACTCTGATGACCCCACA CTTGACACAGAAGAACAAAGGTGCATTGTGAATGTGTGCCAACCAGGAAGCAACCTACTAGCAGCTGGTTACTGCATGTATTCTAGCTCAGTAATCTTTGTTCTAACAATTGGCAAAGGAGTTTTTGTATTCACATTGGATCCAATGTATGGAGAATTTGTTTTGACTCAGGAAAATCTTCAAATACCAAAATCAGGGCAAATTTATTCTTTCAATGAAGGGAATTATGGGTTGTGGGATGACAAATTAAAGAAATACATTGATTCTCTTAAGGAACCAGGTGCAAATGGCAAACCTTATTCTGCAAGGTATATTGGTAGTTTGGTAGGTGATTTCCATAGGACACTGCTTTATGGTGGCATTTATGGGTACCCTAGGGACAAGAAAAGTAAGAATGGGAAGCTTAGGCTTTTATATGAGTGTGCTCCAATGAGTTTCATTGTAGAACAGGCTGGTGGAAAAGGTTCAGATGGTCATCAGAGAGTACTTGACATTCAACCCACAGAA ATTCATCAGCGTGTTCCACTTTACATTGGGAGCACAGAGGAGGTGGAGAAGGTTGAAAAGTACTTGGCTTAA